Proteins from a single region of Chlorocebus sabaeus isolate Y175 chromosome 25, mChlSab1.0.hap1, whole genome shotgun sequence:
- the BROX gene encoding BRO1 domain-containing protein BROX isoform X2, whose protein sequence is MMKNAADSYFSLLQGFINSLDESTQESKLRYIQNFKWTDTLQGQVPSAQQDAVFELISMGFNVALWYTKYASRLAGKENITEDEAKEVHRSLKIAAGIFKHLKESHTPKLITPAEKGRDLESRLIEAYVIQCQAEAQEVTIARAIELKHAPGLIAALAYETANFYQKADHTLSSLEPAYSAKWRKYLHLKMCFYTAYAYCYHGETLLASDKCGEAIRSLQEAEKLYAKAEALCKEYGETKGPGPTVKPSGHLFFRKLGNLVKNTLEKCQRENGFIYFQKIPTEAPQLELKANYGLVEPVPFEFPPTSAQWTPETLAAFDLTKRPKDDSTKPKPEEEVKPVKEPDIKPQKDTGCYIS, encoded by the exons ATGATGAAGAATGCAGCAGAttcatatttttcacttttacaaG GTTTCATAAATTCTTTGGATGAATCTACCCAAGAAAGCAAGTTACGATATATTCAAAATTTCAAGTGGACTGATACGTTACAAGGACAGGTTCCAAG TGCCCAGCAGGATGCTGTTTTTGAATTAATTTCCATGGGATTTAATGTAGCTTTATGGTATACCAAATATGCTTCAAGACTGGCtggaaaagaaaa TATAACAGAAGATGAAGCAAAAGAAGTTCATCGAAGCCTAAAGATTGCAGCTgggatttttaaacatttaaag GAAAGTCATACCCCAAAACTCATTACACCTgcagaaaaaggaagagatttaGAGTCACGACTCATAGAAGCATACGTTATTCAATGTCAGGCTGAAGCTCAAGAAG TAACAATTGCTCGAGCAATTGAACTAAAACATGCTCCTGGACTAATTGCTGCACTGGCGTATGAAACAGCCAATTTCTATCAAAAAGCTG ATCATACTTTATCCAGTTTGGAGCCTGCATATTCTGccaaatggagaaaatatctTCACTTGAAGATGTGTTTCTACACAGCTTAT GCTTACTGTTACCATGGTGAGACCTTATTGGCTAGTGATAAGTGCGGTGAAGCAATCAGGTCTCtccaagaagcagaaaaat TGTATGCAAAGGCAGAAGCACTGTGTAAAGAATATGGAGAAACCAAAGGACCTGGACCAACAGTCAAACCTTCAGGACATCTATTCTTTCGGAAACTTGGAAACCTTGTGAAGAACACCTTAGAAAAATGTCAGAGAGAAAATGGATTTAT TTACTTTCAAAAAATTCCAACAGAAGCCCCACAGCTGGAACTCAAAGCAAATTATGGTCTCGTAGAGCCTGTACCTTTCGAATTTCCTCCTACAAGCGCTCAGTGGACACCAGAAACATTGGCTGCATTTGATCTCACCAAAAGACCCAAGGACGACAGt
- the BROX gene encoding BRO1 domain-containing protein BROX isoform X1: MTHWFHRNPLKATAPVSFNYYGVVTGPSASKICNDLRSSRARLLELFTDLSCNPEMMKNAADSYFSLLQGFINSLDESTQESKLRYIQNFKWTDTLQGQVPSAQQDAVFELISMGFNVALWYTKYASRLAGKENITEDEAKEVHRSLKIAAGIFKHLKESHTPKLITPAEKGRDLESRLIEAYVIQCQAEAQEVTIARAIELKHAPGLIAALAYETANFYQKADHTLSSLEPAYSAKWRKYLHLKMCFYTAYAYCYHGETLLASDKCGEAIRSLQEAEKLYAKAEALCKEYGETKGPGPTVKPSGHLFFRKLGNLVKNTLEKCQRENGFIYFQKIPTEAPQLELKANYGLVEPVPFEFPPTSAQWTPETLAAFDLTKRPKDDSTKPKPEEEVKPVKEPDIKPQKDTGCYIS; encoded by the exons ATGACCCATTGGTTTCATAGGAACCCATTAAAAGCCACAGctcctgtgtcttttaattactATGGTGTAGTCACTGGCCCTTCTGCTTCAAAAATATGCAA TGACTTGAGGTCATCCAGGGCACGACTCCTTGAACTGTTCACTGATTTGAGCTGTAATCCAGAAATGATGAAGAATGCAGCAGAttcatatttttcacttttacaaG GTTTCATAAATTCTTTGGATGAATCTACCCAAGAAAGCAAGTTACGATATATTCAAAATTTCAAGTGGACTGATACGTTACAAGGACAGGTTCCAAG TGCCCAGCAGGATGCTGTTTTTGAATTAATTTCCATGGGATTTAATGTAGCTTTATGGTATACCAAATATGCTTCAAGACTGGCtggaaaagaaaa TATAACAGAAGATGAAGCAAAAGAAGTTCATCGAAGCCTAAAGATTGCAGCTgggatttttaaacatttaaag GAAAGTCATACCCCAAAACTCATTACACCTgcagaaaaaggaagagatttaGAGTCACGACTCATAGAAGCATACGTTATTCAATGTCAGGCTGAAGCTCAAGAAG TAACAATTGCTCGAGCAATTGAACTAAAACATGCTCCTGGACTAATTGCTGCACTGGCGTATGAAACAGCCAATTTCTATCAAAAAGCTG ATCATACTTTATCCAGTTTGGAGCCTGCATATTCTGccaaatggagaaaatatctTCACTTGAAGATGTGTTTCTACACAGCTTAT GCTTACTGTTACCATGGTGAGACCTTATTGGCTAGTGATAAGTGCGGTGAAGCAATCAGGTCTCtccaagaagcagaaaaat TGTATGCAAAGGCAGAAGCACTGTGTAAAGAATATGGAGAAACCAAAGGACCTGGACCAACAGTCAAACCTTCAGGACATCTATTCTTTCGGAAACTTGGAAACCTTGTGAAGAACACCTTAGAAAAATGTCAGAGAGAAAATGGATTTAT TTACTTTCAAAAAATTCCAACAGAAGCCCCACAGCTGGAACTCAAAGCAAATTATGGTCTCGTAGAGCCTGTACCTTTCGAATTTCCTCCTACAAGCGCTCAGTGGACACCAGAAACATTGGCTGCATTTGATCTCACCAAAAGACCCAAGGACGACAGt